Part of the Mixophyes fleayi isolate aMixFle1 chromosome 12, aMixFle1.hap1, whole genome shotgun sequence genome is shown below.
cgcaaaagtggcgctgcaagaatggactggcccttttatgagcagtgcaatatggtctttggacattctcctctgacaaatccaattgcactgtcatcttctagcaatgtggatgcggctataccaacaccaccagagagcacacagacaagcgaggctgcaacggtaataatagaagattctatagaagacaccccagaactggagtgctctgccacaacagatgacaccaacatttcttgggacgaactgaacgattcacagccattccctgctgcgcaagtcgttacagatactttgcaagaaacgcagccagaaccagtgccggtgtcaaagtgtacgccaggtcccagtttacgctccaacagtaagtatctttaataatctcacataataaccaactatatatacataccaatatatctacataattggcaaaaaaaaaaattaactgtataaacataactgccaaaaacagagaactatatcaacagaaatgcaagccaaataccaataaatatatctacataactttaaaaaaaaaacaaatgtttgaacataactgccaaaaacagagaactatatcaacataaatgcaaaccaaatcccaatatatctacataacttaaaaaagagaactatatcaacaaaaagcccaaaagacaaatataatacactccagtattaaaacattaacacgcatatgttgcagtgcaaaactactgggcaagagggaggaggcctcaagcacatatcagcttacaacactgcttttttgttctgccacattatatattctaatgtatgttttactttgtttttttctacgtacagtttacaacgttcctaaaaaacgcaaaaggcccaacaaaatggagcaagcaactaaaacaatgacaactgtcatgatggatcaactgcgggagatggacagcaccatgagggaacacgagaatacacaactgcagcgtttcatggacaatgagcgggatctccaggactttttcctcatgcaaatcatgaacatacaggaacgcgtgttacgcgaaaatcgtgactgtatgatgggattcatggacagactcctctcacgggtgcaggcacctcctccaagtccttactattatgacggacattatcctatgtaccagcgggggcaacccatgttgggcaacaataaccctccaaacccggtacagaatacacaacatgctcaacctatgggtaaccccaacatagaatacccacctggtaaccaaaccactccacaaccagaaatgccacaatatcggcaattgtaataatcatgttttatggacaaatgtttaacagttaattgttatcatgtatgttacgtgtgatctggaaacacgccgttagcttcacatattacgtgaaaagcaaatttgcacttaatgtttgggcacatttgtgtcttctgtttactacttgtgtatatatatattttttttttctacatgcaagtaagcacttttgtattgtgtcattttatatttttgtgaagagacatatgaggaaatatgtacaaaacaaaatacaatatgtgaaataaacattttttttttctacttttacatttgtgtggtacattcaaacaagtgaggtcaaattggcagtgagggtggtcctaataagttcagcagaggtattggtgcgctctccttccaaagtactggagtccactgacagcactggcatttcagattcctgcacattccactcaggtagaaattgctctttttgtatttcgcaaatgttatgtaaaatacagcaagaagcaaccacgtggggcacaagcttggtgtcaatgtcattgcgcttcaatagacagcgccaacgtcctttcaagcgcccaaaagtattttccaccaccatccgagccgagctgagggaatgtgtaaaccggatctgatcctgagacaggtgatgttgttgagtgaaccccttcatcaaccagcgcctcaaagggtaagcagcatccccaatgatgtgtaccgatatctccacaccatcaacaaacgtagatttctgttaataaaaatatgcagtttcacgtcaccatggtAAAAttattggtcacataacgcagtacacttggtactatatggtgaaaatgcattttgcaagtggtacatctatatataaaaaggggcagtaaatacatacaatattgatagcaaacaatagtatataagcttcaattacaaaaacatcatacaacattacacctatatttacttctctagggaacagccagccatcttgtctttcctcagcaatttggtaaaggtctgaatttgctagaactctggcgtcatgggaacgtccaggccagccgataaaaacatctgtgaaactgacataaaaaaatacatatagcaatgttttacaatacgcattacacatggcacagtcacataaaaaaaaccataaaaaatgcttaccaatagttgcggtcaaccacagcctgcagaatgatggaatgccagcctttgcggttgtagtaatccgcatggttgtctgtgggggcaatgatggggatgtgtgtcccgtctatggctccagcacactgtggaaacccacgcttcaggaatcctgcaattgtatcatccaggcgctgaccttgcggtaaggagatgaagcgatgatacagagCTTTCAGCAATGCcatggtgacttcatgcactaaagtgcacaccgtggatatccccactccaaacaagcaggagattgtccggtattctccaggggtagcatatcgccacaacacaatagaaaggcgcctacatgttggaataggtttcccaaagttagtggccttcctgtaaagtgctggggtaataaggtccagcacatagttaaatgtcccacgtgacattctgaagtgttgcatccactgctgttcctcaaacgcttccacagtagaccagaaagattctccgtggctacgctctctggcacgcatggttcggttactggcagcactgaatctcaaaattgaggcaatgctggccctgagaaaagctctcctcctgcgcatatacagacaccgagttttcttctgttgtgccataaacttcgccttcctcctcctgaactgggactgtgcaagagtgcacagtgtcagcagctgcagcaaactctcatttgctgcataaaacagcaaaaacacactagtaaacatgaactctgggctacacaaaagtgagtcgtcggccatgatggaaagtaatgtggtaaacaatcaccacccacttttgcatcatctttatgcgtcaaaaaaccagtcacctttcaatgacatcaccatttttcagccaatgaaaactgctctggtgatgac
Proteins encoded:
- the LOC142108440 gene encoding uncharacterized protein LOC142108440; amino-acid sequence: MVFGHSPLTNPIALSSSSNVDAAIPTPPESTQTSEAATVIIEDSIEDTPELECSATTDDTNISWDELNDSQPFPAAQVVTDTLQETQPEPVPVSKCTPGPSLRSNIYNVPKKRKRPNKMEQATKTMTTVMMDQLREMDSTMREHENTQLQRFMDNERDLQDFFLMQIMNIQERVLRENRDCMMGFMDRLLSRVQAPPPSPYYYDGHYPMYQRGQPMLGNNNPPNPVQNTQHAQPMGNPNIEYPPGNQTTPQPEMPQYRQL